A genomic segment from Streptomyces sp. NBC_00237 encodes:
- the snpA gene encoding snapalysin, whose translation MRHPRAFFAAALGLGLAAVGAAPAANAVAPTSAPVSSYATYEQSKENAAATKAFQQAVLKSVREQRAANPGIQVVTVRYSTTSAPSFRTQIARSTQIWNSSVTNVKLQEVTSGANFTYREGNDSRGSYASTDGHGRGYIFLDYRQNQQYNSTRVTAHETGHVLGLPDHYSGPCSELMSGGGPGTSCQNANPNAAERSRVNQLWANGLVG comes from the coding sequence ATGAGACACCCCCGTGCCTTCTTCGCCGCCGCTCTCGGCCTCGGCCTCGCCGCCGTCGGTGCCGCCCCCGCCGCGAACGCCGTCGCGCCCACCTCGGCGCCGGTGAGTTCGTACGCGACGTACGAGCAGTCCAAGGAGAACGCCGCCGCCACCAAGGCGTTCCAGCAGGCCGTGCTGAAGTCGGTGCGCGAGCAGCGCGCCGCCAACCCCGGCATCCAGGTCGTCACCGTCCGCTACAGCACGACGAGCGCGCCCAGCTTCCGCACCCAGATAGCCCGTTCCACGCAGATCTGGAACAGCTCGGTGACCAACGTGAAGCTCCAGGAGGTCACCTCCGGCGCCAACTTCACGTACCGCGAGGGCAATGACTCGCGCGGCTCCTACGCCAGCACCGACGGCCACGGCCGGGGCTACATCTTCCTGGACTACCGGCAGAACCAGCAGTACAACTCCACCCGCGTCACCGCCCATGAGACCGGTCACGTCCTCGGTCTCCCGGACCACTACTCGGGCCCGTGCAGCGAGCTGATGTCGGGCGGCGGCCCCGGCACGTCCTGCCAGAACGCCAACCCGAACGCGGCTGAGCGCTCCCGGGTGAACCAGCTGTGGGCGAACGGCCTCGTCGGCTAG
- a CDS encoding DUF6304 family protein: MTGESWVGWYRDSAGTEALTLSTDGRRLHARVRGHELAGESFTGLFPDPEVPPDDGTFTLTPAGALCGCVLEWDIPMPVYDDGTVHRAALRCLLSLGRPAPGAPDGDLERLHLGLALHFDGALYTSGHAENDFEGALAEIQRQLPPGSYLKSCLSCAFSDYFPAAEPGFFGRLTCFRDAKDAYREAADKDAVLDLWDRNSGSVQETHRCPDFERRPAEGPGTGHRGAFPAPRLEPLPVEGDFKPPQSVGLSSQSSPPSQSPSQPPLSSQESASASTA, encoded by the coding sequence ATGACAGGAGAGTCATGGGTCGGCTGGTACCGCGACAGCGCCGGTACGGAAGCCCTCACCCTCAGCACCGACGGGCGGCGTCTGCACGCCCGCGTCCGGGGACACGAACTCGCCGGGGAATCCTTCACCGGCCTCTTCCCCGACCCCGAAGTACCGCCGGACGACGGCACCTTCACCCTCACGCCAGCGGGCGCGCTGTGCGGCTGCGTCCTGGAGTGGGACATACCGATGCCGGTGTACGACGACGGCACGGTGCACCGGGCCGCCCTGCGCTGCCTGCTCTCCCTCGGCCGCCCGGCCCCGGGAGCACCCGACGGTGACCTGGAACGCCTGCACCTCGGGCTCGCCCTGCACTTCGACGGCGCGCTGTACACGTCCGGGCACGCCGAGAACGACTTCGAGGGCGCGCTCGCCGAGATCCAGCGCCAGCTGCCCCCGGGCTCGTACCTCAAGTCCTGTCTCTCCTGCGCGTTCTCCGACTACTTCCCGGCGGCGGAGCCGGGCTTCTTCGGCCGCCTGACCTGCTTCCGGGACGCCAAGGACGCCTACCGCGAGGCGGCGGACAAGGACGCCGTCCTCGACCTCTGGGACCGCAACTCCGGCTCCGTCCAAGAGACCCACCGCTGCCCCGACTTCGAACGCAGGCCCGCCGAGGGGCCCGGCACCGGGCATCGGGGCGCCTTCCCTGCGCCACGCCTGGAACCGCTCCCCGTAGAGGGCGATTTCAAGCCTCCGCAGTCCGTCGGCTTGTCCTCGCAGTCATCGCCGCCCTCGCAGTCCCCGTCGCAGCCCCCGCTGTCCTCACAGGAGTCGGCTTCGGCTTCGACGGCCTGA